The DNA region CGTCGTGCGTCCGACCCCCGCCTACCCGCTCTCGCTCATCCTCCCCGGAGCGAATCCGCACCCAGGGATCCGTGGGCTCATCACCCACCTCACAACCCTGCCCAGACCCCCTGAGCCGGTCTGGCTTCCGTCCTGGGCGACGACGCCGCAGCGCGGCACCGACGGCGACGCCGCGCACGCTCGCCGCTCCCGGCCCGGACGAGGGTGACCCGGCCGGACGCTCGACGGCGGCCTCCAGCGCCGCGGCGGAAGGGCTCCCGCGGACAACGGGGAGCCCTTCCGCCGGTCACGGCACGGCGGGGGCCCTCCGGACCGGGGTGGCCCGCCGCCCCGGCAGGAAGGTCACCTGCGGGGCGCCCGTACCGGGATGGACCGCCACTTCCGCGACGACGCCGTACACCTCGGCCAGCAGCCGGGGGGTGAGAACCTCGGCGGGCGGGCCGGACGCCGTGATCCGGCCGTCGCACAGGACGTAGATGCGATCGCAGTAGTAGGCGGCCAGATTGAGGTCGTGCAGGGCGAGCAGGACGGTGGCGTCCAGATGCCGCAGCGCACCGAGCACGTCCAACTGGTGACGGATGTCCAGGTGGTTGGTCGGCTCGTCCAGTACGAGCAGTGCCGGCCGCTGGGCGAAGGCACGGGCGATGAGCACGCGCTGGCGTTCACCGCCGGACAGCCGGTCGAAGGGGCGGTCGGCCAGGGCGGTGACGTCCATGGCCGAGAGGGCCCCGTCGACCAGCGCGGCGTCCTCGGGGGTGTCGCCGGCGAGCAGCCGTTTGTGCGGGGTACGCCCCATGGCGACGACCTCCCGGACCGTGAGGTCGAAGTCGGCACCCGATTCCTGCACCACCGCCGCGACCGTACGGGCCATACGCCGCACGGACAGCGACCAGGCGTCGGTGCCGTCGACACCGACCCGGCCGGCGTCGGGGCGCAACACCCGGTAGACGGCGCGCAGCAGGCTGGACTTGCCGCTGCCGTTGGGGCCGACCAGGCCGACCACTTCGCCCGGACGGGCCGTCAGGGAGACGTCCTCCACCAGGCTGCGCGCACCGGCGGTGAGCGTGACACCGTCGACGACGAGTTCGGCCGCGGTCATGCGGCGCCTCCCTCGGTGCCGCGCCGGGCGTCGCGGCGCATCAGCCACAGGAAG from Streptomyces sp. NBC_01754 includes:
- a CDS encoding ABC transporter ATP-binding protein translates to MTAAELVVDGVTLTAGARSLVEDVSLTARPGEVVGLVGPNGSGKSSLLRAVYRVLRPDAGRVGVDGTDAWSLSVRRMARTVAAVVQESGADFDLTVREVVAMGRTPHKRLLAGDTPEDAALVDGALSAMDVTALADRPFDRLSGGERQRVLIARAFAQRPALLVLDEPTNHLDIRHQLDVLGALRHLDATVLLALHDLNLAAYYCDRIYVLCDGRITASGPPAEVLTPRLLAEVYGVVAEVAVHPGTGAPQVTFLPGRRATPVRRAPAVP